CATTCGGATTTCCGGTTTTTAGTCTCGCCTGTGCATTCAACTCATCAATTTCAGTCTGATTCTGATAAAGCCCGTTAGTCCGGTAACCTTTGATTCCATTTTATGGCAATCCTTCAATTAAAGGTAAAGTGCCATATAAGGTAGTACCATAGGTTTTTTCAACCTTGTTTTTATTAAAAGTGATATTAAAATCAGACAGCCAGGTAAAACTACCCTTGATTACAGGTATAGCACTTAAAGTAATTTCCCAGCCCTGATTACTGATATCCCCGAGATTTTTAGTCTGGAAGGTATAACCACCCGAAGCCGGGATACTTGGAGAACTAATCAGGCCTTTGGTATATTTCCTGTAATAGTTCACTGTAGTTTTCAGTCTGGATTGCAGAAAACTAAGTTCCAGAGCCGCATCTGTCTGCATGGTGCTTTCCCAGTGTATATCAGGATTAGGTTCTCCTGCATCAGGATTCGCTCTTAAACCATTTACCCCGTTGTAAAAATATCCTGTGTTAAACAACGTCAGAAAACCAAAGCTGCCAAAAGCAGAAGTTCCTGTTTTTCCGACGGTCACTCTTAATTTAGCATCATCAATAAAACTGAGCTTTTTCATAAAATCTTCTTTCGAAAAACGCCATGATGCCCCTACGGATGGAAAATACCCCCACTGACTTTCAGGGCCGAATTTGGTGGAATTATCAGCTCTTCCGGTTAGATTCAGATAATATTTTCCATCATAATTATAATTGGCTCTTAAGAAAAATGATTCCAGACCACTGCTTTCTGCTCCGCTGTCAAAACCGGTGATCGTACCTGCCGACCCCAGATTGTTCAGTACATTATCATTTGGAAAATTTGAACTGTTAGTGCTGTTAAAATTGCTTTTATTGAGTGTCCATGAAGCACCACCAACTATATCAATCTGATGCTTATCAAAAGACCTGGAATAACTCAGTGTATTATCAAATACACGGTTCACATAATCAAAAGCTTTGTCTGTACGTGACCCTTTTGACAATTTTTCTGAAAACAACCAGCTCGGTGAATAAGTATAACCCTTATTATTATTGATATCATATGACAGGGTTGATCTCAGTTTCAGACCTTTGATAATTTCCAGTTCGGCAAAAACAGAGGCCAGTAAACGCCGGCTTTCATTACTGCTTTTTCCTTGTCTGGAAGCTACCGGATTATCAGAAGAACCATCATTTGCATAGCTTCCATCAGGATTATAGATCGGGATATCCGGACGGTAACTGGCCACTCCATAGGTCGTATAAATAGGTGATATCCCGCCAGTCTGCGTACTGGAGCTAAAATTAAGGTTAGTTCCTACTTTCAGCAGACTAAATACCCGGGTTTCAATATTGGTACGGACAGAATATCTTTTAAACCCGCTATTGATCAGTATACCTTTCTGATCGGTCAGACCTGAGGAGAAAGCATAAGTAGTTGCTCCGTCTTTAGAGGCACCCAGCAAGCTTAAATTCAGGTTTTGTACCAGTCCGGTCTGGGTAATAGCCCGCTGCCAGTCTGTATTTCCCTTTCCGGGAAAACTCACGTCATCAATGGGTGTCTTATTTTTAGCATAGGTATCCTGCATAAACTTCGCATAATCAGGCCCGGAAAGTACATCATAAAACTTTCTCTGCTGATCAACAGATACATCATAACTAAAATTAAAAACCGGATCAGCCCCTGCTTTCCCTCTTTTTGTAGTCACTACAATTACTCCATTAGCTCCTCTGGAACCATATATAGCAGTAGCCGTCGCATCTTTTAAGATCTCAATATTCTCAATATCATTTACATCAATTCCAGCCAGCGGATCCATCAGACCATTTCCAGGAGCACTTCTGATGGCATCTACCCCACCACCATTATATAACTGAACCGGAATACCATCAATCACATATAAGGGATCATTTACCCCCATTACTGTAGACATCCCCCTGATCCGGATTGAAGCACCTGCACCAGGCTCCCCCCCAGGCCTGCTTACCTGCACACCTGCAGCGCGGCCTGCCAGTGCCTGAGTGAAATTCGTTGCTTCCTGTTTACGCAGATCATTCCCTCCCACACTCGTTACTGATCCAACCAGATCCTTTCTTTTAGTTGTTCCGTAACCCACGACCACCACATCACTCAGACTGGCCATATCCACTTCAAGAACTACAGTCAGGCTGTTTTGCGTTCCTACACGAACTTCTTTGGTTTTGTATCCCATAAAAGAGACCAGTAAAACAGCATTTTCATCCAGATGATCAATTGAAAACCTGCCTGCCGCATCTGTTTTAGTAATTCTGCTTGTTTTTTAACTTTTATAGTTGCTCCGGGCAAAGGAAGTCCGGTTTCATCGAGCACTTTTCCTGAAATATCTTCAGCTGATAAAGCGTCAGATACCCTTTCAAAAAAAGACTTCTTCTTTTCTTTGAGTACCACTGTTTTACCAGAAACGGTATAATCCAGCAGCAAATCTGCTAAATACAGATCAAGAACTTCTTCAACTGTCTTTGCTCTGACATCGATATTCAGTGGTTCTTTTGCACTGATGAGTTTACGATCATATAGAAAATCATATCCTGTCTGATGATGAATAATTTTAAATACCTTTTCCAGAGGCATTCTATTTTCTTTGAGCGTAATTCTTTGTGCGTAACCGGCTGCGCTCACCTGCATAAACGTTATCATGATTAAAATAGTGGTCAGTCGCATAACTCGCAGCAGCTTACAGGCATGCCAACAGGGCATACCAATTTTATGAGTATAAATTTTATACATTTGTGTTCTGGTTTTAGGTTGATTCTATCACATTTTATTGACGTAATCCAGATCCGGCCAGTTGTGTTGCAAGCACTTCTGGCCTCTTTATTTTCCGGGATTACGATTTCGTATCTTATTTAGTTACCGTAACCCTCCTTCCTTCAATCTTAAAGTGAACTTTCCCGGTTAATTCAATCAGCGTTAATACAGCCGATATATTTTTCGAACGTTTTACAGACCCACCCAGCTGAAAATCTATTGGTGCAGAAGAATCATAAACCACTTCCACATCATACCATCGCGCAATTTTTCGCATGGCCGTAAGAAAATCCTCGTCATTAAATAAAAATTCATCATTTTTCCAGGCCACGGCCTCAAGAGCGTCAACCTCCTTAAGCCTGAACCCACCCTGCTGAAGCCGGGCTTGCTGCCCCGGTTTTAGAATCGCAGAAATCTGACTATCCGTCCGGCTTAGTTTTACTGAGCCCTCCAGCAATGTTGTTCTGATTGCAGCTTCATCTTCATAACCATTGATATTGAAATGAGTACCCAGAACTTCAACCAGCTGATTACGCAGCATTACCCGGAACGGGACTGCCTGATTATGGGCTACTTCAAAATAAGCTTCCCCGGTCAGTTCAACGCGGCGTTCTTTAGCCATTCCAAAATTATCGGGATATTTTAAGGAAGATGAGGCATTCAGCCAGACTTTTGTTCCATCAGGCAATTGAATCTGATACTGTCCGCCTTTAGGCGTTTCAATACAATTACGCGTATGAGGATCTGCTGCAGATCTTTTTCCGGAAACCTCACAGATCAGTTGTCCATCACCTGTTTTAGTCATTCTGATACCAGACTCATTAGCGAGTTCTGTATTTTCCGCATCAGTCAGACTGATCTTTTTGCCATTAGCTAAGGTTAGTACAGCCTTATTTCCACCGGGCTTAATATCATTTGCAAAGAATCGCTGCTGATCTGCCGGAGCTTTGAGCTGCTGATAAAAATAGATTCCGGTTCCCAGAGCTACAATAACTATTGCAGCAGCGATATAACGATAAAACAGGCTGTGATTCTTTTTTTTCTTATCCTGACGAATACGTCTGTTAAGTTTACCGGAAATTTCTGCCTTCACTTCTTCTTCAGCTCCCATCAACTCCGTATCCCAGCTGCTATGTCTGTTAAGCAAAGTTGTATAAATTTCGTCAAAGGCCTTTTGTTCAGCTTCAGAAGCCGTTCCTTCATGACACCTGCGTGCAAGTTCCCGAAATTTTTCGTTAGTCATAGTCATATCTATAACTATACGTCTACACAGAAAGGGCTAACCCCTAAAAGAAATAAAAATATTTTTACCGGTGCAGATAGAAAAACAGACCAATCAGAAAGAA
This portion of the Pedobacter lusitanus genome encodes:
- a CDS encoding SusC/RagA family TonB-linked outer membrane protein produces the protein MTKTDAAGRFSIDHLDENAVLLVSFMGYKTKEVRVGTQNSLTVVLEVDMASLSDVVVVGYGTTKRKDLVGSVTSVGGNDLRKQEATNFTQALAGRAAGVQVSRPGGEPGAGASIRIRGMSTVMGVNDPLYVIDGIPVQLYNGGGVDAIRSAPGNGLMDPLAGIDVNDIENIEILKDATATAIYGSRGANGVIVVTTKRGKAGADPVFNFSYDVSVDQQRKFYDVLSGPDYAKFMQDTYAKNKTPIDDVSFPGKGNTDWQRAITQTGLVQNLNLSLLGASKDGATTYAFSSGLTDQKGILINSGFKRYSVRTNIETRVFSLLKVGTNLNFSSSTQTGGISPIYTTYGVASYRPDIPIYNPDGSYANDGSSDNPVASRQGKSSNESRRLLASVFAELEIIKGLKLRSTLSYDINNNKGYTYSPSWLFSEKLSKGSRTDKAFDYVNRVFDNTLSYSRSFDKHQIDIVGGASWTLNKSNFNSTNSSNFPNDNVLNNLGSAGTITGFDSGAESSGLESFFLRANYNYDGKYYLNLTGRADNSTKFGPESQWGYFPSVGASWRFSKEDFMKKLSFIDDAKLRVTVGKTGTSAFGSFGFLTLFNTGYFYNGVNGLRANPDAGEPNPDIHWESTMQTDAALELSFLQSRLKTTVNYYRKYTKGLISSPSIPASGGYTFQTKNLGDISNQGWEITLSAIPVIKGSFTWLSDFNITFNKNKVEKTYGTTLYGTLPLIEGLP
- a CDS encoding carboxypeptidase-like regulatory domain-containing protein, with product MITFMQVSAAGYAQRITLKENRMPLEKVFKIIHHQTGYDFLYDRKLISAKEPLNIDVRAKTVEEVLDLYLADLLLDYTVSGKTVVLKEKKKSFFERVSDALSAEDISGKVLDETGLPLPGATIKVKKQAELLKQMRQAGFQLIIWMKMLFYWSLLWDTKPKKFV
- a CDS encoding FecR family protein; the encoded protein is MTNEKFRELARRCHEGTASEAEQKAFDEIYTTLLNRHSSWDTELMGAEEEVKAEISGKLNRRIRQDKKKKNHSLFYRYIAAAIVIVALGTGIYFYQQLKAPADQQRFFANDIKPGGNKAVLTLANGKKISLTDAENTELANESGIRMTKTGDGQLICEVSGKRSAADPHTRNCIETPKGGQYQIQLPDGTKVWLNASSSLKYPDNFGMAKERRVELTGEAYFEVAHNQAVPFRVMLRNQLVEVLGTHFNINGYEDEAAIRTTLLEGSVKLSRTDSQISAILKPGQQARLQQGGFRLKEVDALEAVAWKNDEFLFNDEDFLTAMRKIARWYDVEVVYDSSAPIDFQLGGSVKRSKNISAVLTLIELTGKVHFKIEGRRVTVTK